Proteins from a genomic interval of Gossypium hirsutum isolate 1008001.06 chromosome A09, Gossypium_hirsutum_v2.1, whole genome shotgun sequence:
- the LOC107889241 gene encoding ERAD-associated E3 ubiquitin-protein ligase HRD1B, with translation MMRLRTYAGLSLVTTLAVIYHAFNSRGQFYPAMVYLSTSKISLVLLLNMGLVVMCILWQLTKRLFLGSLREAEVERLNEQSWREVMEILFAITIFRQEFSVPFLAMVTALLLIKALHWLAQKRVEYIETTPSVPKLAHVRIVSFLGFLLLLDSLFLYSSIKFLIQTRQASVSIFFAFEYMILATTTMSTFVKYVFYVSDMLMEGQWEKKAVYTFYLELIRDLLHLSMYLCFFLVIFMNYGVPLHLIRELYETFRNFKIRVADYLRYRKITSNMNDRFPDATPEELSASDATCIICREEMTLAKKLICGHLFHVHCLRSWLERQHTCPTCRALVVPPENGTSSSGGQHGTWSDAPRQGSSTSSATQGPGVEMATDDLTPHQARLQAAAAAASIYEKSYVYPSANTLVWSPGNAVLPGSYAPLADTMKVEHSGESPSIGHQQFAIPGGLPNLPFPQFPNCVFVPFQLPGANGNSGGGGSGSNQNLSDSQLEAQKKTIEQQIEVLQRQLQLLQMHKSKTEESSDIGLTTSSDSKGKGVASSSSEE, from the exons ATGATGAGGCTGCGAACATATGCTGGTCTCAGTTTAGTCACGACACTAGCAGTTATATATCATGCATTCAACAGCAGAGGCCAGTTTTATCCTGCTATGGTTTATTTATCAACCTCTAAGATCAGCTTAGTGTTGCTTCTCAACATGGGCCTTGTAGTTATGTGTATCTTATGGCAATTAACTAAACGGTTATTCCTTGGGTCTCTTCGAGAAGCTGAGGTTGAGCGGTTGAATGAGCAATCATGGAGAGAGGTCATGGAGATCCTCTTTGCAATCACTATCTTTCGGCAGGAATTCTCTGTTCCATTTCTTGCAATGGTTACTGCTCTATTGTTAATCAAGGCTTTGCATTGGTTGGCGCAGAAGAGGGTTGAGTACATTGAAACAACCCCTTCCGTTCCGAAGTTAGCGCATGTTCGGATAGTTTCATTTCTGGGTTTTCTTCTTCTGCTTGATTCTCTGTTTTTATACAGTTCTATCAAGTTTCTGATCCAAACACGACAAGCTTCAGTTTCCATCTTCTTTGCATTTGA GTACATGATACTGGCAACAACAACAATGTCAACTTTTGTAAAATATGTTTTCTATGTGAGTGACATGCTTATGGAAGGGCAATGGGAGAAAAAAGCTGTATATACCTTCTACTTGGAGCTCATCCGAGACTTGCTTCACTTGTCTATGTACTTGTGCTTCTTTCTTGTGATTTTCAT GAATTATGGTGTACCTCTGCACTTAATACGGGAGCTTTATGAGACATTTAGGAATTTTAAAATTCGTGTTGCTGATTACTTGCGGTATAGAAAGATCACCTCAAATATGAATGATAGATTCCCGGATGCAACCCCTGAAGAACTCTCTGC AAGTGATGCAACATGTATTATATGTCGCGAAGAGATGACCTTAGCAAAGAAGTTAATTTGTGGACATCTTTTTCACGTCCACTGCCTTCGATCATGGCTGGAGAGGCAGCATACCTGTCCAACCTGCAGAGCACTTGTTGTACCACCTGAAAACGGAACAAGTTCATCTGGAGGGCAACATGGAACTTGGTCAGATGCTCCTCGACAAG GGTCCAGCACGAGTTCAGCTACACAAGGTCCTGGTGTTGAGATGGCCACTGATGATTTGACCCCTCATCAGGCGAGGCTGCAGGCTGCTGCTGCTGCAGCATCAATATATGAGAAATCCTACGTCTATCCTTCTGCAAACACATTAGTTTG GTCTCCAGGAAACGCTGTACTTCCAGGGTCTTATGCGCCATTGGCTGACACCATGAAGGTGGAACATAGTGGGGAAAGCCCATCCATTGGACATCAACAGTTTGCCATTCCTGGTGGACTGCCAAACTTGCCCTTTCCACAATTCCCGAACTGTGTTTTTGTTCCTTTCCAGTTACCTGGTGCCAATGGAAACTCAGGAGGAGGAGGATCAGGGAGTAATCAGAATCTTTCAGATTCCCAGTTGGAGGCTCAGAAGAAGACTATTGAACAGCAGATTGAG GTACTGCAACGTCAACTTCAGCTCTTGCAGATGCACAAGTCAAAAACTGAGGAAAGCTCAGACATTGGTCTCACAACCTCATCAGATAGTAAAGGAAAGGGCGTTGCATCTTCTTCTTCTGAAGAGTAA